The following DNA comes from Mycobacterium sp. MS1601.
CACAGCGGCCGAGGGCGCACCCGACTTCCCCCACCACCTGTTCGTCACGTTTTTCGCGCTCCATGTCCTGGTGGTGTGGGCGGCCATCTTCCTGACCTGGGGCCGAGGGATGCATCCTCGCTGGAACGACTGGCGTTTCGCGGTGGTCCTGACCCTGGGCTGGGTGGCGTTCACCCTCGCGTTCAATGCGCTGGCCGGGACCAATTACGGCTACCTCAACGCCAAGCCCCCCACCGCGTCGATACTCGACCCACTCGGGCCGTGGCCGCTGTACCTGGTGATCGAGATCGTGGCGGTCACCGCGGCGTGGGCGGCGATGACCTGGCCGTGGGAGCGGGTGAGGCGTCGCCAGATGTCGCAAGCCTGATCAGTACCGGGGTGGCAATCCCACGGCTGCGGCAATCCAGTCGTAGGCGGCCAGCACCGGACCCACGACGTAGAACACCAGAACCGCCGAGCCGACGAAGTAGGCGGCGATCACCGCACCGACGATCACCTGCCCGACCGGGGTGTACAGGAACGCCGAGATGTCGAAGCCCCACGGGAAAGCGACTGGGCGGATGGAACTTCCGCCGGTTTCCGTGTTGACGGTTGCCGCCAGTCCCGTGGTGGTGGTGATCCGCGCGGTGGCGTCGTCGGTCCCCGACAACGTGACCGACGACGGCTGGCCGGCTAGCGTCAGCGTCCTACCGACCGGCAGACCCGTGCTGGTGTCGACCACCGCCACCTTGGTCCAATTCTTGTGCGTAGCAGCCTCATACACAGAAGTGGTGACCACCAGGCGGCTGCGGTCGCCGGTGAGCATGGAGGCGGTGTACCAGGAACCGGGAACGATGACGGTTTGTCCCACCTGTTCACCGGTGGCGAGGTCTTTCAACGTCACCCAGGAGGCGACGGCGCTGGTGCGCGAGTCGTAGACCGACGTGGTGATCACGACCATGGCACCGTCGTCACTGACCAGCGCGATCCCGGAGCCGGTGGTGTCACCGGGGACGGAAACCGTTGCACCCACCTGCGATCCGGAACTCGTGTTGATCCTCGCCACCGACGTGGTGGAGCCGATGGCGGATGAGTATGCGACGGCGGCGAGGATGACATGCGTGCCGTCCGCACTCACCTGCGCGGTACCCGACTCCGCACCCGTCAGAATGGTGGGCGTGCCGATCACCGCGCCGGTGGTGGTGTCCACCACCTCGGCCCTGGTGGTGAATCCGGTGTCCGAGTCCCCCTCGACTGTCGTGAGCAGGGCGCGGGTGCCGTCGGCGTTCAACGGCACCGAGGATGTCGACGATGCCGCGGGGACCCCCGGATCCGCTGCGACGACCACCTCAGCCTCGTCGACTTCACGCCGCGCGGTGGCCGCGTACACCCACCCGAGCGCAGAAGTTGCTCCGCCACCACCGTGAGCCGGAGCGGCCAATGGCTTCGGCACCGAGAGCACCGCCGTCACGGAATCCGGCTCATCTCGGTGCACAGCCGGTTCCGCAGGCGGGAGATCATCCGGCGGTGATGCCTCCACCTCGGACGCATCCTCTGTGTCGGCGTCCGCTGGCGGATCATCTGACGGTTCCTCGTCGCGCGAAGACTCCGCGACCGAGCCTCGCTCGGACAATCGCGGTCGGGTGTCGTCATCCTCGTCGGCGGGGTCCTTCGCAGTGCTGGAGCGCTCCTCCTTCGCGTCGGTCTTCGTCGCCTCGGCCCGAGCAGACTGCTTGTCGTCACTCTTCGTCGACGAGTCCTGCTGCTGGGAACTGTCTTGCGATGACGCACTGCCGGGCGAATCGTCGTCGGCCAGCGCAGTGGGCGCGCACAGCGTCAGCAGAACCCCCACACCCAGCGCGGCGGCCAAGCCACCGACGCGGCCGACACAGCACTTGTTCGTCACATCTGCCCCCTGAATCACCCGCAGGTCAATGCCATGAACAGTCTCGCGGGACATTCGCTGACCTAGTTCAGTAGCGGGCTACTGCATCCGGCCGGAGCACGGAGCAATAAAAAAGCCGCAGGTCGTTTGACCTGCGGCTTTCTCGGTGGAGCTGCCGGGAATCGAACCCGGGTCCTACGGCATTCCCTCAAGACTTCTCCGTGCGCAGTTCACTGTGTCTCTACTCGGATCTCTCAGTCACGTGAACAAGCTGAGATGACGATCCCAGTCGCTGTTTGATGTCCCCACAGGTCCCGCGACCGAACCCGTGGGTGGGTCCCTCTAGATGACGCCAGGGTCCGGGCCGAGGGCCCTCCCGGTCTGACGGATTAGCTTCGCTTAGGCAGCGAGAGCGTAATCGCGCTGATTGGAATCGGCGCTTAATTGGTTACAACGACGCTTACGGTGGTCAGTTGTCTGCACCGGCACGCTTCCCTTGATTCGATGCGCGAAGTCGAAACCGTTCAGCCCCTCGCACCCCGCTGACCTTCAGCGAGAGAATCAACTATACCGGGGACTTCAACGTGGACCAGCCCATTATTGTTCCGCGTCGAAAGTGCGCCGGTTGGCCAGCACCGGCAACTGCTGGCGCACCTCGGCGACAGCGGACACGTCCAGGTCCACGGTCAGCGTGCCCGACTCCGAACCGAGGCCGGCGAGCACCTCACCGGTCGGTGAGCAGACGATGCTGTGGCCGACCCCCAGCGGGGCACTTCCGAGGGTCTCCCCCGGATCCGCCTGGCCGCAGGCCACGATGTAGGCCGTCGAGTCCAGTGCCCGCGCCTGCGCAAGCAGTTCCCACTGCTCGGCTTTCCGAGGCCCGGCGCCCCAGGAGGCCGACACCACGATCACCTGGGCACCGCGGTCACCCAGCTTCTGGAACAGCGCGGGGAAGCGGATGTCGTAACAAGTGGCGAAGCCCACGACGGTTTCGCCGATCGTGACGGTGACCGGATCGGATCCCGGTGCGACGGTGTCGGATTCAGCAAAACCGAAGGCGTCGTAGAGGTGGATCTTGTGATAGTGGGCGTCCACGCCGGGACCGGTGATCAGAGTCGTGTTGTGCACCCGGCCGTCCTGCGACGGTGTGAACATCCCGGCCACGACCACCACGCCGTGTTTGGCGGCGACCGCACGTACCGCTGTGGCCCAGGGGCCGTCGAGCGGTTCGGCCACCTCACCCAACGGCGCTCCGAACCGGCGCATCATCGCCTCGGGGAACACCACCATCGCCGATCCAGCCGCGGCCGCGTCGGCCACCTGAGCCTCGATCAACGTGAGGTTGCGGTCGGGCTCGAGGCCGGAGTTCAACTGCGCCAGACTGATACGGAGCTTTGATGAGGTATACATTTGGTATGCAATCCCTTTCGGGTCGAGATCGAGCGTATGCGTATCTGCGTGATCAGGTGCTGAGCTCACCTGCGGCGACGGGCACGTTCCTCAACGAGCAGCAGCTGGCCACCCAGATCGGGGTGTCGCGCACCCCGGTCCGCGAGGCACTGCTGACGTTGCAAGCCGAGGGCCTGGTCGAGATGGTGCCCAAGCGCGGGGTGTATGTGCCTGCGATGTCGGGCCGGCAGATCGCCGAGTTGATGGACCTGCGCGGAGCGCTGGAGCGCCATGCCGCCTCGACCTTCCTGAAGGCGGGCACCACCCCTGTCGCCGCCATGCAGGCCACCCTCACCGACCAGGGTGCGATCTGCGCCTCCGACGACGACGGCGCCGCACAGCGATTCATCGAACTCGACACCCGGTTCCACCAGATCCTCATCGACGCCGCCGGAAGCGAACTGCTCTCGCGCACCTATGCGGGGCTGCGCGCCCGGCAGCTCCGCGTCGGATTGACCGCGTTGCTGCACGGGCACGAACGCCGCCGCGAGGTCTGTACCGAGCACCAGACGATCGTCGATGCGTTGGCCAACGGAGACGAGCAGCTGGCTCACCGGGCCATCGACGAACATCTTCAGATCACCCTGCAGATCCTGTTGCGGGCGTAGCGGTTTCGGCAATGCCGCGGTAGTGCTCCTCCTCGCTGCTGTCAGGGTTGCGCCCCAGCAGCAGACCGAGGACCGTCAGCACACCCACCACCCCGATGTAGCCGAGGATCGCCGGCCAGCCGCCGGTGGCGTCCAGCAGATAGGTGAACATCAGCGGGGCGATGGCGCCACCGAACACACCGGCAATGGTGTAGGCCAG
Coding sequences within:
- a CDS encoding YwaF family protein — its product is MQSLIAQEQFVAYGPSHVAVLAVFVVGAVLLVYFGRRATATQARMLGRLLAVLILVVFGAALFYKLIRPDIQTSVPLQLCDIAELVAAYALWTQRHWAFALTYFWGLLLSSQALLTPDIGTAAEGAPDFPHHLFVTFFALHVLVVWAAIFLTWGRGMHPRWNDWRFAVVLTLGWVAFTLAFNALAGTNYGYLNAKPPTASILDPLGPWPLYLVIEIVAVTAAWAAMTWPWERVRRRQMSQA
- a CDS encoding carbon-nitrogen hydrolase family protein; this encodes MYTSSKLRISLAQLNSGLEPDRNLTLIEAQVADAAAAGSAMVVFPEAMMRRFGAPLGEVAEPLDGPWATAVRAVAAKHGVVVVAGMFTPSQDGRVHNTTLITGPGVDAHYHKIHLYDAFGFAESDTVAPGSDPVTVTIGETVVGFATCYDIRFPALFQKLGDRGAQVIVVSASWGAGPRKAEQWELLAQARALDSTAYIVACGQADPGETLGSAPLGVGHSIVCSPTGEVLAGLGSESGTLTVDLDVSAVAEVRQQLPVLANRRTFDAEQ
- a CDS encoding GntR family transcriptional regulator gives rise to the protein MQSLSGRDRAYAYLRDQVLSSPAATGTFLNEQQLATQIGVSRTPVREALLTLQAEGLVEMVPKRGVYVPAMSGRQIAELMDLRGALERHAASTFLKAGTTPVAAMQATLTDQGAICASDDDGAAQRFIELDTRFHQILIDAAGSELLSRTYAGLRARQLRVGLTALLHGHERRREVCTEHQTIVDALANGDEQLAHRAIDEHLQITLQILLRA